Proteins found in one Vulgatibacter sp. genomic segment:
- a CDS encoding sensor domain-containing diguanylate cyclase, giving the protein MSPSFHHTAAGRFLLLAALPCVAAGIGGAVAAGAGWRLGLAVGLASLAGVAAVAWLVLLAPLRRLAQSMARVRDSRGIARLPVLPPAEVGQVAETVNELLAELVDHQAAAIERSREVSRMQEELSLQPELQRETRLVEEANRRLAERLRELSLLFDITRSLNSTLELGELLGRLSELVATTLGFDGFAVLLVDETQGDLLVRTVYGVLPERFASGDRQPIGAGPAGDAVATGELVLQRSVEVGGEDGSLLAVPMQHKDQVVGALLFARRRIDGFAPEDLKLLGSIAGQAALAIANARLYEQMVALSITDALTGAYNRRHLFAHLEMELRRAERYGDAVTVAMIDIDHFKQLNDTYGHATGDRVLQEVAAALRRKVRRVDTVARFGGEEFAVILPRLPASEAVEVAEKIRLAIHEVAVPGGGSVAASVGVATFPADGGDAIAILDAADSALYASKRGGRNRSTAYRPGMELHPERRRQITAAEAEVPLGPAQQRAG; this is encoded by the coding sequence GTGTCCCCATCCTTCCACCACACGGCCGCAGGCCGCTTCCTTCTCCTCGCCGCCCTGCCCTGCGTCGCCGCGGGGATCGGCGGCGCCGTGGCGGCGGGCGCGGGCTGGCGGCTCGGCCTCGCCGTCGGGCTCGCGAGCCTCGCCGGCGTCGCGGCGGTGGCGTGGCTGGTGCTGCTGGCGCCGCTGCGTCGGCTCGCGCAGTCGATGGCGCGGGTGCGGGATTCACGGGGGATCGCCCGGTTGCCGGTGCTGCCGCCGGCGGAGGTGGGCCAGGTCGCGGAAACGGTGAACGAACTCCTCGCCGAGCTGGTCGATCACCAGGCTGCAGCGATCGAGCGCAGCCGCGAGGTGAGCCGCATGCAGGAGGAGCTCTCGCTCCAGCCCGAGCTCCAGCGGGAGACGCGCCTGGTCGAGGAGGCGAATCGGCGGCTCGCCGAGCGTCTGCGCGAGCTCTCCCTCCTCTTCGACATCACCCGCTCGCTCAACTCGACCCTGGAGCTCGGCGAGCTCCTCGGCCGCTTGAGCGAGCTGGTGGCGACCACCCTCGGCTTCGACGGCTTCGCGGTGCTGCTGGTGGACGAGACGCAGGGCGATCTGCTGGTGCGCACGGTCTACGGCGTGCTCCCCGAGCGCTTCGCCTCCGGCGATCGCCAGCCCATCGGTGCCGGTCCCGCCGGCGACGCGGTGGCCACCGGCGAGCTGGTACTCCAGCGCAGCGTCGAGGTGGGCGGCGAGGACGGCTCGCTTCTCGCGGTGCCGATGCAGCACAAGGATCAGGTGGTGGGCGCCCTGCTCTTCGCGCGGCGGCGCATCGACGGCTTCGCCCCCGAGGATCTCAAGCTGCTCGGCAGCATCGCCGGGCAGGCGGCGCTCGCCATCGCCAACGCGCGCCTCTACGAGCAGATGGTGGCGCTCTCGATCACCGACGCGCTCACAGGCGCCTACAACCGCCGGCATCTCTTCGCCCACCTCGAAATGGAGCTGCGGCGCGCGGAGCGCTACGGCGACGCGGTGACCGTTGCGATGATCGACATCGACCACTTCAAGCAGCTGAACGACACCTACGGCCACGCCACCGGCGACCGGGTGCTGCAGGAGGTCGCCGCGGCGCTGCGGCGCAAGGTGCGCCGCGTCGATACGGTGGCGCGCTTCGGCGGCGAGGAGTTCGCCGTGATCCTCCCCCGGCTCCCAGCCTCCGAGGCGGTCGAGGTGGCGGAGAAGATCCGGCTCGCTATCCACGAGGTGGCGGTCCCCGGCGGCGGCAGCGTCGCCGCCTCGGTGGGCGTGGCGACCTTCCCCGCGGACGGCGGCGACGCCATCGCGATCCTCGACGCTGCGGACAGCGCCCTCTACGCCTCGAAACGCGGCGGCCGCAATCGGAGCACGGCCTACCGGCCGGGGATGGAGCTCCATCCCGAGCGGCGGCGGCAGATCACCGCGGCGGAGGCGGAGGTCCCGCTCGGGCCAGCGCAGCAGCGCGCCGGCTGA